The Calliphora vicina chromosome 3, idCalVici1.1, whole genome shotgun sequence genome contains a region encoding:
- the LOC135954287 gene encoding serine protease 1-like: MKFLIVFALALASATAFDLRGAEIESRSVVVPVVEQEGRITNGNTASVGQFPYQVGLSLKLNALSSAWCGGSLIGNQWVLTAAHCTDGIQSVTVYLGATVRTSAEATLTVSKDNIIIHSGWNSNNLRNDISLIKIPSVAYSARIQAVKLPAISSSYSTYAGDSAIASGWGKISDAATSVTNNLQWARMQVITNSVCAQTYGSSIVTASNICVSTPNGVSTCNGDSGGPLVLESSKVQIGLTSFGAAAGCAKGYPAAFTRVTSYLDWIKSNTGISN, translated from the coding sequence ATGAAATTCTTAATTGTCTTTGCTTTGGCTTTGGCCTCCGCTACAGCTTTCGATTTGCGTGGAGCTGAAATTGAATCCCGCAGTGTTGTGGTTCCTGTAGTTGAGCAAGAAGGTCGCATTACCAATGGTAATACCGCCTCGGTGGGTCAATTCCCCTATCAAGTTGGTCTATCCTTGAAACTTAATGCTCTCTCCTCGGCCTGGTGTGGTGGTTCTTTGATTGGCAACCAATGGGTTTTGACTGCTGCCCATTGTACCGATGGCATTCAATCCGTTACCGTGTACTTGGGTGCTACTGTACGCACCTCAGCTGAAGCCACCTTAACTGTATCCAAGGACAATATTATCATTCACTCTGGCTGGAACAGCAACAATTTGAGAAATGATATCTCCTTGATTAAGATCCCCTCGGTGGCTTATTCGGCCAGAATTCAAGCTGTTAAATTACCAGCCATTTCCAGCTCCTACTCCACTTATGCCGGTGATAGTGCTATTGCTTCTGGTTGGGGCAAAATCTCGGATGCTGCCACCTCTGTTACCAACAACTTGCAATGGGCCCGTATGCAAGTCATCACCAACTCTGTGTGTGCTCAGACTTATGGTAGCTCCATTGTTACCGCCTCCAACATTTGCGTTTCCACTCCCAATGGTGTGTCTACCTGCAATGGTGATTCTGGCGGTCCTTTGGTTTTGGAATCCAGCAAGGTACAAATCGGTTTGACTTCTTTCGGTGCTGCTGCTGGTTGTGCCAAGGGTTATCCCGCTGCCTTCACCCGTGTTACCAGCTACTTGGATTGGATCAAGTCCAATACTGGCATCTCTAACTAA
- the LOC135954277 gene encoding serine protease 1-like, producing the protein MKFLIVFALALASASAFDTEIESRSVVVPVVEALEGRITNGNTASVGQFPYQVGLSMNLNALSTAWCGGSLIGNQWVLTAAHCTDGIQSVTVYLGATVRTSAEVTYSVSKDNIIIHSGWNSITIKNDISLIKIPSVSYTSRIQAVKLPAIANSYATYAEDYAIASGWGRISDDATSIADNLQWARLEVISNSVCQLTYGFTVTSSNICVATTGGVSTCNSDSGGPLVLESSKIQVGLTSFGSSAGCAKGYPAVFTRVTSYLDWIETNTGISS; encoded by the coding sequence ATGAAATTCTTAATTGTCTTTGCTTTGGCTTTGGCCTCGGCTTCAGCTTTCGATACTGAAATCGAATCACGCAGTGTTGTAGTACCTGTAGTAGAAGCGCTGGAGGGACGCATTACCAATGGTAATACCGCCTCTGTAGGACAATTCCCCTACCAAGTTGGTTTATCCATGAATCTAAATGCTCTCTCCACGGCCTGGTGCGGTGGTTCTTTGATTGGCAATCAATGGGTTTTAACTGCTGCCCATTGTACCGATGGTATTCAATCTGTTACCGTGTACTTGGGTGCTACTGTACGCACCTCGGCCGAAGTCACCTATTCTGTATCCAAGGACAATATTATCATCCACTCTGGCTGGAACAGCATAACTATTAAGAATGACATCTCCTTGATTAAGATCCCTTCGGTCTCGTACACCTCAAGAATTCAAGCTGTTAAATTGCCTGCCATTGCCAACTCTTATGCGACCTATGCTGAAGATTATGCTATTGCTTCGGGTTGGGGTAGAATCTCTGATGATGCCACCTCGATTGCCGACAACTTGCAATGGGCCCGTTTGGAAGTCATAAGTAACAGTGTTTGTCAATTGACTTACGGCTTTACTGTTACTTCGTCTAACATTTGTGTTGCCACCACTGGTGGTGTTTCCACCTGCAATAGTGATTCTGGCGGTCCTTTAGTTTTGGAATCCAGCAAGATACAAGTAGGTTTGACTTCCTTTGGCTCGTCTGCTGGTTGTGCCAAGGGTTATCCCGCTGTCTTTACCCGTGTTACCAGCTACTTGGATTGGATCGAGACCAATACTGGTATCTCTAGCTGA